The nucleotide window TTTAGCTCTTATTTTGGGTTTACGGAAAGAGAAGTTGAAGATCTTTTGATGCAAGCGCATATGGATAAAAAAATAATAGATGTTAAGAATTGGTATAATGGATACCATATGGCGGATGTAATGGTTTACAATCCGTGGTCGATTCTTAATTTTATTCAAGAAGGGGGAGTCCTTCAGCCCTATTGGGTAAATACATCCGATAATGAACTTATTAAATCACTTCTTTCAGGGTCAAGTTTTTCTATTAAGGACGATTTTGAAAAACTTCTTCAGGGAAATTCTCTTGAAAAATTTATAGATGAAAATGTGATGTTTTCTGATCTAAAAAAAAACAATCCAACATCAATTTGGAGTTTATTTTTGATGACTGGATATTTAACGGCAATGGGTCGTCAATTGACAGAGGGTGGATCTCTCTGTTCACTCGCAATTCCCAATAAAGAAGTAAGCTTTCTTTTTAAAAAAATAATCAAGGAATGGTTTGTCCAAGATTATGGGCTTGAGTGGTATACTCAATTTTTGAATGCGCTTTTGACAGGGGATATGGAGAGGTTTTCTGCTGAGTTAAAGGAGCTTATTGATCACACGGTGAGTGTCCATGATACAGGAAGAAGCCCTGAAGTTTTTTATCATGGACTTATGATTGGACTTACGGCAAGTCTTCATGGTTCTCCCCTTTATGAAATTAGATCCAACCGTGAAAGCGGAAAAGGGCGCTATGATTATGCCATTATAGCAAGAGAACCTCAAACGCTCAGCATTCTGATGGAATTTAAGCGTGTTCAAGAAGAAGAGGGGAGAACATTTTCTTCTCATGAAATGACAAATTTTCTTAAACAAGAAGCCCAAGAAGCCCTTACCCAAATGACGCAAAAAGCTTATTATGCAGAAATCAAACAACGCGGACTCACGCGCCTTTTAAAAATCGGCCTTGCGTTTTCTGGAAAGAAGTTTTGTCTTCTACATGAAGTCTCAAATATATAATTTGATAAATTTATACATCTCCACAGAGCTCAAAAGTTTAACTTTTTAATTTCTCTCGTCATTCTTAAAGAAGATAGGCTGGTATATTTGCACGTGTATTGTGAGCAATAATAGAAGGTTCTAGTTCAAAAGATGCATGAGAATCAACAAACAAGTTCCGAAGGCTTTCTTCTGGTCCCACGGGGTCTTCAACTGTTTTGAAAGAAAAAGGTCCGGCGACTTTAACATGATATGTCTTTTTAAGATATTTTGAAAATACCTCAAGACTATCCTTAAGTCGTTTAAGATCCGATTGTCTTTTTTGCGTATTGGAGATATTTTCTAAGGCAAGAAGCATGTGTCGAGCTTTTTCAAGATAGGTTTGATGCTCTTTATATTCGCCCTCCATCATCTTTTTTTGATCAAAGACTGTTTGAAGCGCATCTGAGATGTTTTCAAGAAAATGCCTGACCCAAAGACGCGCTTGAGAGAAGGAGCGCTGTTCTTCAGAGACAGGAGGAAGGGCAGAGACATCAATAGGTGTTTTAATTCCATATTGGTCCTCAAGGCGCTCAGCAAGAAAGAAAAGGCTCTCTTTGAGTTCTTTGAGTTTCGTATGTTTTTCGGAGGCTTGAGAAAGTTTCTCTATATTAGAAAGAACGTTATTATGTCTTTCAAGCGCCTCTAAATGAGCCTCAAGGTGCCACAAAGACATTTTCTTTTCAGCCCTGAGAGTTTCTAGTGTTTCTGCGAGATTTCTAATAATATGTTCAACACGTAAACGTTCTTTATAGAAAGGAACGAAGCTTGAGAAAGTGTCGTTTACGGGAAAACGTATTTCTTCCGCTTTAAGAGCATGTTTTTTCTGAAGAGACTTTAAGGCTTTATCAAGTTCGGCTTTAAGAGCTTCTAAATGATCCTTTTTTTCTTGGAAATTAAACAGGCCTTCAGAGTTCAGAAGGGAGGCTTTGTGTTTTTCATAAGACGTTTGATAATCTTCAAACTCGGCTTGTGGAAGGCTTCTTTCGGCTCTTAAAAAGTCAAGGGTTGAGGAAAATCTCTTTAAAAGCATCTCGATCCAGGCATGTTTCTGATGAAGTGAAACAAAATTAGAAAGAGCGTTTTTCTTATGGGAATATGTTTCAGGCACTGTTATATCATGCGTGTCTTGGAGAAACCTTGAAAGAGAAAAAGCTTTTCCTTTAAGCTCAGAAAGCTTTTTTTGTTTTTCCACTGGATCCGCACTCTTTACTGAATCCTGAAAATCACGTGCAAGACGTGTTAAATCAAACTGATAGGAATTAAAATCTCTTTCTGAAATTTCATTCACTCTTCGTAAAGTATCAAGAAGGGCAGAGATGTCTTTTAACGTGTATTCAACTTCAAGATGCTCTGATAAAGAATCAAGATATCCTTTGAGTTCAGTAAGATGTTTGTTTCTCTCTTGAACGTCAAAGAGTCTGTTTGCACCAAGAAGATATTCTTCAGATTTTGTAATGTGCCCTTGATAGGTCGTAAAATCATCTTCTGTGAACCTTTTGTCTTTCTTTAAAGTTTCAAAGAGAGAAGAAAGGTTTCTTAATGCGTGTCTGATATTAAGAGAGAGTGACAAGGTATCAAGATTTTGTTTAATTTCTCTGAGTGCTTGCTTCTTCATGTGAAGCTCAGGGATGCTTTCTAGATTCAGGAACATACGATGATAGGACTCCAGATACTTTTGATGCTCCTGAAGCGCTTCATCACCCATTTGATGGTTAGTTTTCATAAATTCAAGCGTTTGAAATAAGGTTTTAAACGCTTCTTCAAGGACAGCTCGCTTGTGATTGAATTCTCGAGAATAAGAAAGTGAATTTTCTTCATCCTTAAGAGCACTTTTAAAAAGAGCGAGATTTCGTTCAAACCTTGTGAGCTCAGCTTTGCTGACAACTGTTTCTTTTGAAAGCATAGAAAGTTTTTGGGTGAGGATATCACGTAAATCTTCAAATTGCGTGAGCGTTGATTGATCTTTTGAATCAGAAAGTGTCCAAAGAGTAGGCTCTGCTTTCTTTAAAGCGGATCTTAAGCGATCTTTATGTTCAGATTCAAAGGGTATGCCATCTGTTATTTCTTCGGGTTCTTCCAGCATCCATTCAGCCCATTTTTCAGCCATCGTCCACAGCCAAAGACCTGTAACGACGCCACTCTCTATTTGATTATAAAATGTCTTTACATAAGGTTCTTTAATTTGAGAGTCTGGTCGAGGTACCGATGATTTCTTTTGATCTTTTGATGTGTCTTTTGATGGTTTCTTTTCATTTATTGACGCTGTTCCATTAAGAGGAATGCTCTTGGGGGTGGGTTGTTGTGTATCTTTCTCAGGAAGAGAGGCATTTGACGATGGGATTCCTAAAGAAGGAGTCTGCATTTTTTCCCATTCATGAGCGGTCAGGGATAAAGAAGGAGGAGCCCCACGCCAATACTGAAGAGCACTTCCTATAAGGCTTGAGATAAATCTAAAAGGCTGAGGAGGCTGAAGAGAGGAAGCACCAGACGTTGCATATTCAGCGTATGCAGGTTCAATGTCTTCAGAAATAGAAGGCGGTGTGTTTCCATTTGTCTGAGAAAGGATTTCAGAGCCGAAAACAGACTCTGAATCTGCAGATTCTTTAAAAGAAGCAGGACCATATGAACCTTCCATTTTGCCCGAAGCTGAAACATAGGGAAGAGCGGCAGATTTAGAAGTATCTAATTCAGAAAGAGAACGTCTTTGATGGGGAGCGCTGCTTGAGGAATTGGTCACATTCAACAGAGCAGAAAGATAGGCAGGACAAGCACCTAGAATAATTGGATTGGTAATGT belongs to Pseudomonadota bacterium and includes:
- a CDS encoding AAA family ATPase gives rise to the protein VHRIIVRLYQSFSYLQESDALSEEQKSFYNHISRGDGRQVEIEDSLQVLTEYLFAHHGKQPLILIDEYDTPIHAGYLNGFYDKIISFFRNFLSAGLKDNPCLYKAVLTGILRVSRESLFSGLNHLKVYSVLNSKFSSYFGFTEREVEDLLMQAHMDKKIIDVKNWYNGYHMADVMVYNPWSILNFIQEGGVLQPYWVNTSDNELIKSLLSGSSFSIKDDFEKLLQGNSLEKFIDENVMFSDLKKNNPTSIWSLFLMTGYLTAMGRQLTEGGSLCSLAIPNKEVSFLFKKIIKEWFVQDYGLEWYTQFLNALLTGDMERFSAELKELIDHTVSVHDTGRSPEVFYHGLMIGLTASLHGSPLYEIRSNRESGKGRYDYAIIAREPQTLSILMEFKRVQEEEGRTFSSHEMTNFLKQEAQEALTQMTQKAYYAEIKQRGLTRLLKIGLAFSGKKFCLLHEVSNI